The genomic window GATAATATTTTCCAAGGCCTTTGTCCTGAAAAGGGCGGCAAAGAGGTCGGAGAAGTTCCTCGAGCTCTATAATGCGAGCGGCAACTTCGGGAACCTCTACTCCTCGACCAAGCACATCGGAGGGCCGATAGCGGAGGTATTCAGGGCCGGGTATACGGAGATTTTGAAGCTGAGACGGGCGAGCGGGGCGGCTCAGAGCCCCGAGTCGAGGACTAACCCGGAAGTGATCGTGAACGAGTTAGGCGTGGTGGAGCTCGTCGAAAGGGCGCTAAAGAGGACCATGGCTTCCGAGACGGCCAAGCTCGAAAGCTCGCTCATATTCCTCGCGACGACTGGAAGCGCGGCGCCGTTTATAGGCCTCTTCGGCACTGTCTGGGGGATAATGACCTCCTTCATAGGGCTCGCGGGGAGCCAGGGCGTCCCAACGCTTCAGGCAGTCGCCCCCGGCATCGCCGAGGCGCTCGTAGCCACCGCAATAGGTCTTGCGGCGGCTATACCGGCCGTTATCGCGTACAATTATTTCATCAGCAGGGTGAAGAGGATAGACATAGAAATGGAAAACTTTTCGTCGGAGTTCCTCAACATCGTGGACAGGTATATTAAGAAGGTGTAAGACGCATGGGAATGCAGACCGGCAAGAATAACGGACGCTCGGTGATGTCGGAGATAAACGTGACGCCCTTTGTGGACGTGATGCTCGTTCTCCTCGTCATATTCATGGTCACGACCCCGATACTCTACCAGGGGGTGGACGTGAACCTGCCGAAGACCGAGTCCCGTCCCATGCCTTCGCTCGACCGTGAGAGGAAGGTCGTCGTCACGCTCGACGCGAGCGGGGAGATATTCATCGAAAAGGAGCGGTACTCGCTCGACCAGCTCCGGATAGAGGTAAGGAAGCTCATGGCCGAGAGGGGTAAGAGTTTAACGGACGAGGACGTCTTCCTGAGAGCCGATTCAAGCGTCCCTTACGGCACGGTCGTCGAAGTGATGTCGGAGATAAGAAACGCGGGGGTACAGAAGATCGGGCTCATCACGGAGCCTGTTCCGAAGCAATGACCAGCGGTGAGAGGGGAAATGAAACCGGAAGATAAGGATACATCGAGCGGCACGTCTTTTTGGGGAATATTTTTTTCGGTCGCCCTCCACGCTGCCGTGCTTATACTGGTGCTGTTCTGGGGTTTCAGCGGCACGTCAAACCATTCGAGCTCAAGCGGCCCCATTCAGGTATCTCTTTCGGGCATAGGACCCGGAGGAGGGCAGGACTCGGATCCTGCGTCCCGGCCGAAGGCGCCTGAGGCCCCGAAGAAGCCTGAGCCTGTCAAAGAGAATCCCCCCGAGGTCAAGAAGAAGGAAGTTAAAGCCGCCCCCGAGCCTGAAAAAAAAGAGCCGCCTAAAGAACCCGAGAAGGAAGAGGTAAAGAAGGTGGAGGTCAAGAAGGAAGAGCCTAAAGTAGAGCCCAAAGAGGAAGAGAAGCCCAAAGAGGTCGTGAAAGAAGAGCCCGAGAAGAAGGAAGTCATACCTCTCGAGACGGAGAAAAAAGAGGAAGTAAAGAAAGAAGAAAAGAAAGAAGAGCCGAAAAAAGAAGAGAAGAAGGAAGTAGCCGAAAAACCCAAGCCGACGGAAAAACCCAAGACGGAAACTAAGAAGACGACCGCCAGCAAGAAGAAAGACCTTGAGAGTGAAAAGAGCAAGGTCCTTCAGGATATAAAGAGACAGAAGGTGCTCGAGGAGTTAAAGAGCGGATCGCAGGAGAGTACCCAGCCCCAGGAGGAGATAGGGGAGGAGCAGAGGCTCGCCATGGCCGATTCCGGGGAGATGCCCGGGGAATCGGAGCCGGGCCCCGGCGAACCGTCGGAGGGTTCGTCTCTAAGCAGGGAGGGTTCCGGAAGCGGCTCGTCCATTAATCCGGTCTTATTGAACATATATAAAGATAAAGTCCATCAGAGGATAAGCAGGAACTGGAGGATACCGCCTGGAGTGCCTACCGACGGCAGCCTTACGACTATGATATTGTTCAAGGTCGACCAGAGCGGAAGAGTATTCGATGTGAGGGTGAACCAGTCCTCGGGCAACCCGGCGTTCGACGAATACAGCGTCAGCGCGATCTATAAGTCCGCCCCGCTCCCGCCGCCACCTTCGGAGTTCGCCAAAGAGGCGGAGACGAGCGGCGTGCTCGTACCGTTTAAGAACGTGACATACTGATGGTCGTCGATATGGTTCTTGCCGCAAAATTCGTTTCAGAAGTTCAATTGGGTGGTCATTATTGAATCTTATCCTCGTACGTCACGGCGAAACTGAATGGAACAGGACAGGCAGGTGTCAGGGTGTCGCGGATATAGACCTCAACGACACCGGCATGAGGCAGGTAGGGGAGCTCGCGCATTCATTGAAAGACGCCGAGATTTCAGCCGTGTATTCGAGCGACTTGGTTCGGGCGCTCCGCACGGCAACGGAGATCGCGTCCCTCCATAACCTCGACGTCAATATAGACAAGGACCTGAGGGAAATGAACCAGGGGGACCTCGAAGGGCTCCTCTTTGAAGACATAAGGGAGAGGTATGCGGATATTCTCCGGGAATGGAGGGAGAGTCCCGAGACCCTAAGGCTCCCGGGCGGGGAGTCTCTCCTACAGGTGGAGCAGAGGGCATGGAATGTTTTCGAGAAGCTCAACAGTCTCCATGCGGGCGAAACCGTCGTCGCCGTGAGTCACAACCTCACGATCACCGCGCTCCTCTGCAGGATTACGGGCGTGGGCTTGAAGGGCTTCCGTAATTTCAACCTCCGTGCCGCTTCGAAGAATCTTATCGTCTCCGTTAACGGGAATATAGAGGTCAAAGTACTGAACGATGTCTCCCACCTGTCCCCTGCAGAGTCGCTCCCCCCGTTGTGATTCTCACCGTCAATCGCTGTCAGAGGGATCACGGCTCAGGAGGGTTTCTTGTAACTCCCCGCGATTTATGGTGTAATTTCCTGATAACGCTATGAAAGAAGAAATAGAGAGAGTCGTTTTACGGTCTGTAGAAAGCATAGGAAAGAAAATCAACCTTACCGATCTCCCTGTCGAAGTGGAGGTCGACATCCCCAAACGCAAGGAGTTCGGTGATTTTTCCATCAATACCGCAATGGTGCTCGCGAGGAAGATGGGCAAGAACCCGAGGCAGGTGGCGGAGCTCATCATCGAGAACCTGCCTGGAGAGAAAGACAAGCTTTTCAGAAAGGTCGAGATCGCGGGCGCGGGCTTCATAAACTTCTTCGTCAGGGAAGATGCAATAGTAAATAAGCTTGAAGATATAGCGAGGCTCGGAGAGAAGTTCGGCGCCTCAGGCTTCGGGAGCGGTCACAGCGTCCTTGTGGAATTCGTGAGCGCCAACCCCACCGGTTTCCTCCACATGGGGCACGCCAGGAACGCGGTCGTCGGGGACACGATTTCGAATATCCTATCTGCCTCCGGCTACAGGGTCACGCGGGAGTTCTACATAAACGACGCCGGAAGGCAAATGCAACTCCTAGGCGAATCCGTGTTCGCGAGATACAGGGAGCTCTTCGGCGAGGCGGCTGAGATACCGGAGGACGGCTACAAGGGCGACTACGTAAAGGAGATCGCTTCGGAGATAAAAGAGCTCGAAGGCTATTCGCTGCTCAATAAACCGAGGGAGGAATCCCTCGCGTTCTCGAGGGAATTCGCGCGCGAGAGGCTGCTAGCCGCCGTAGGAAATGACCTCGAGGACATAGGCGTACGCTTCGACGTCTGGTACAGCGAAAAGGAAAATATACACGGCTTAGGCAAGAACGGCGGCGCGCCGGATAAGCTAGGCGAGATCAAAAAACGCCTCGCGGACGGAGGCGCGCTCGAGGAAAGGGACGGCGCCTTATGGTTCTCTGCAACTAAATACGGCGACACGCAGGACTGGGTGCTCGTGAAGAGCGACGGGAGCCCGACATACTTTCTCTCGGACATCGCGTACCACGCGGATAAGCTCGAAAGGGGTTTTGAAAGTCTCATCAACGTCTGGGGGGCTGATCATCACGGGCACGTCTCCAGGCTAAGGGCAGCTCTAAGGGCGCTCGGCTTCGACGATAAGAGGTTCAACGTCGTACTCATCCAGTTCGTACGCCTGATGAGGCGCGGCGAGGAAGTATCCATGTCGAAAAGGGCCGGGAGCTACGTTACGATGCGCGACGTGGTAAAAGAAGTCGGGGCCGACGTGATGCGCTTCTTCCTCCTGATGCGGAGCTCGGAGAGCCACCTCGATTTCGACCTCGACCTGGCCAGGAAAGAATCGAGCGAGAACCCCGTTTATTACATCCAGTACGCCTATGCGCGTATAAGGAGTCTGTTCAGAAAGGCGGAGGAGGAAGGCGCCTCGGAATCCGCTTCCTCGCTTCACCTTCTTTCCCGGCCGGAGGAGGTGGACCTCGTCAAGAAGCTCCTTCTATACCCCGATATAGTCAAGGATTCGGCGGAGTCGCTCGCGCCCCACAAGGTTGCATATTATCTCCAGGAGCTGGCCTCTGACTTCCACGGATACTATAATAAATTCAGGATAGTCGACGACGACCGCGATTTGAGCGGAGCGAGGCTTTACCTGGTCAGGTGCGTGCAGACGGTCCTCAGCAACGGACTGAAACTGCTGGGGATATCGGCGCCCGAGAGGATGTGACCTTATGAGCAGGGATAGTTCACAGGGAAGCGGCCGAATACTTTCGTTCCTGTTCGCTTTTACCGTGCTGTTCGTCCTGGTTTTCGGCCTGGGCGTATTCGTAGGCAAGAGACTGAGCCGGCAGGACCTCAGTATAACCAGGAGTTTCGAAGAAGCCCCTCCCGAGCCGTCTCCGACGCCTGTCGAAGAGACTCCGGATGCGGGATTCGAGCAAATGGCTGAAAGCCCTGCTCCCGCCGTAGAGGAAGCGGTTGAGGAGAACGCTCCCCCACCTACTCTACCTCCTACCGAGGAAGACGAAAAAGTTGAAACGGAAACGGGGTCAAAGACTGTAACGGCCCCCGAAAGCGCCAAGCCCCCCGCTCCGGCCAAGCAGGACGATGAAAGGTTGGCCGAGATCACGCGTGAAATAGAGCGCGAGCTCGAGAAAAAACGGCCTCAGGAAACGAAGGAGCCCGAGGCCGCCAAACCTTCATTGCCTCATGTGGATCCCGAAGGTGCATATACAGTCCAGATAGGGTCTTTTCAGGACCAGAAGCAGGCGAACAGCCTTGCGAGCGCACTCCAGTCGAAGGGATACCCGGTGTTTATAAAATCCATGACGTCCCCCGATAATAAAATCTGGTACAGGGTAAGAGTGGGAACTTTCAAGGATCTCGAAACTGCCAAGGCATACGGGGAATCGCTGAAGAGTTCGGAGCCTGGCGTAAAATTGGTTTTTATTACTATTAACAACTGACGCCGCGATGAAGAAGTCCGTACCAGGAATGAGGATCATGATTACAGGACACCCGGTCGTTCGGTTTATAACACGTTTCGCCCCCCTTCTCGTTTTTCTCGTGCTCTCAGGCACCGCGCCGTCATTCCCGGAAAACACGGCGAAGGGCGTGCACATAGTGGAGTTAAAAACGCAGGCGGGGCTCGTAAAGGTGTTCCTGCCCGACGATATATCCGCGGGTGACACAGTTTCAGCCTCCGTAGCGCTTTACCCCGGAGGCGTCACGGCGGAGGCTGTGAACCGTAACCTCGCGATGCTTAAAAGCTGCATTATCGAAACGAGCTTTTTCAAGGTCCCTGCCTCTCAAAAATCCATAAAAATAAACGTCCCCAGGAACTCAGCCGGGACCGAGATGAAATTCACTCTGAGAAACGCTTCGATGAAGGTCCTCGACAGCGTGTCAGTGCCTATAAGTCTTTCCGCAGCCTCGCGCGGGAGCTCGGAGGCGCCGTCGCCATATGACTACCAGTGCCCTCTCGTCGGCCAGGCAGGGAGGGTCGTGGAAATAAAAGGCCCCTTCGACGGTGATTTCGCGACGACTGATTTCAAGATCGGGAATAAAAAGGCGAACGTCATCGCCGAGTCCCCGAGGAAGCTCGTTTTCGAGAGCCCTTCAGACGTAATAGGCTCGGTAGAGGTGGTGCTTGTCGAGCGGAACGTGGAGGTAAGGAGGCCGTTCACGTGCCTGCAGGTGCTGAAGATAGGCGAAGGG from Thermodesulfobacteriota bacterium includes these protein-coding regions:
- the tolQ gene encoding protein TolQ, with protein sequence MTNWIYLLLEAQTYNGSGQIKITNLITDAGPVVKVVLLLLLIMSVISWTIIFSKAFVLKRAAKRSEKFLELYNASGNFGNLYSSTKHIGGPIAEVFRAGYTEILKLRRASGAAQSPESRTNPEVIVNELGVVELVERALKRTMASETAKLESSLIFLATTGSAAPFIGLFGTVWGIMTSFIGLAGSQGVPTLQAVAPGIAEALVATAIGLAAAIPAVIAYNYFISRVKRIDIEMENFSSEFLNIVDRYIKKV
- the tolR gene encoding protein TolR, which gives rise to MGMQTGKNNGRSVMSEINVTPFVDVMLVLLVIFMVTTPILYQGVDVNLPKTESRPMPSLDRERKVVVTLDASGEIFIEKERYSLDQLRIEVRKLMAERGKSLTDEDVFLRADSSVPYGTVVEVMSEIRNAGVQKIGLITEPVPKQ
- the tolA gene encoding cell envelope integrity protein TolA → MKPEDKDTSSGTSFWGIFFSVALHAAVLILVLFWGFSGTSNHSSSSGPIQVSLSGIGPGGGQDSDPASRPKAPEAPKKPEPVKENPPEVKKKEVKAAPEPEKKEPPKEPEKEEVKKVEVKKEEPKVEPKEEEKPKEVVKEEPEKKEVIPLETEKKEEVKKEEKKEEPKKEEKKEVAEKPKPTEKPKTETKKTTASKKKDLESEKSKVLQDIKRQKVLEELKSGSQESTQPQEEIGEEQRLAMADSGEMPGESEPGPGEPSEGSSLSREGSGSGSSINPVLLNIYKDKVHQRISRNWRIPPGVPTDGSLTTMILFKVDQSGRVFDVRVNQSSGNPAFDEYSVSAIYKSAPLPPPPSEFAKEAETSGVLVPFKNVTY
- a CDS encoding histidine phosphatase family protein: MNLILVRHGETEWNRTGRCQGVADIDLNDTGMRQVGELAHSLKDAEISAVYSSDLVRALRTATEIASLHNLDVNIDKDLREMNQGDLEGLLFEDIRERYADILREWRESPETLRLPGGESLLQVEQRAWNVFEKLNSLHAGETVVAVSHNLTITALLCRITGVGLKGFRNFNLRAASKNLIVSVNGNIEVKVLNDVSHLSPAESLPPL
- the argS gene encoding arginine--tRNA ligase, producing the protein MKEEIERVVLRSVESIGKKINLTDLPVEVEVDIPKRKEFGDFSINTAMVLARKMGKNPRQVAELIIENLPGEKDKLFRKVEIAGAGFINFFVREDAIVNKLEDIARLGEKFGASGFGSGHSVLVEFVSANPTGFLHMGHARNAVVGDTISNILSASGYRVTREFYINDAGRQMQLLGESVFARYRELFGEAAEIPEDGYKGDYVKEIASEIKELEGYSLLNKPREESLAFSREFARERLLAAVGNDLEDIGVRFDVWYSEKENIHGLGKNGGAPDKLGEIKKRLADGGALEERDGALWFSATKYGDTQDWVLVKSDGSPTYFLSDIAYHADKLERGFESLINVWGADHHGHVSRLRAALRALGFDDKRFNVVLIQFVRLMRRGEEVSMSKRAGSYVTMRDVVKEVGADVMRFFLLMRSSESHLDFDLDLARKESSENPVYYIQYAYARIRSLFRKAEEEGASESASSLHLLSRPEEVDLVKKLLLYPDIVKDSAESLAPHKVAYYLQELASDFHGYYNKFRIVDDDRDLSGARLYLVRCVQTVLSNGLKLLGISAPERM
- a CDS encoding SPOR domain-containing protein → MSRDSSQGSGRILSFLFAFTVLFVLVFGLGVFVGKRLSRQDLSITRSFEEAPPEPSPTPVEETPDAGFEQMAESPAPAVEEAVEENAPPPTLPPTEEDEKVETETGSKTVTAPESAKPPAPAKQDDERLAEITREIERELEKKRPQETKEPEAAKPSLPHVDPEGAYTVQIGSFQDQKQANSLASALQSKGYPVFIKSMTSPDNKIWYRVRVGTFKDLETAKAYGESLKSSEPGVKLVFITINN